A stretch of Fulvia fulva chromosome 4, complete sequence DNA encodes these proteins:
- a CDS encoding Alpha-glucosidase: protein MLPPSLTPIIYDNTAPDAQKCPGYKASNQEDTAQGFTAHLTIAGANCQAYGNDISDLLLEVQYQTMNRLDVRTTEPKGQALLRDKRQNRFEPACGTLSTSAIIPAEGES from the coding sequence ATGCTGCCCCCCAGCTTGACTCCGATCATCTACGACAACACTGCTCCCGATGCGCAAAAGTGTCCGGGCTACAAAGCTTCGAATCAGGAAGACACCGCTCAAGGTTTCACGGCTCATCTGACTATCGCCGGGGCCAACTGTCAGGCGTACGGCAACGACATCTCTGACCTTCTGCTAGAGGTCCAATATCAAACCATGAACCGTCTTGATGTCCGGACTACAGAGCCCAAGGGTCAGGCATTGCTAAGAGACAAACGCCAGAATCGGTTCGAACCAGCCTGCGGCACCCTCTCCACATCGGCCATCATACCGGCTGAAGGGGAGAGTTGA
- a CDS encoding Alpha-glucosidase, with product MQQFWTFDFHQTSWEYENISVMRDVAQGYKDANSPLDTVMRTLAWEFPEDETLKGTYAQFMLGPSIVVTPVLVPNVDTVSDVFPGIGEGTRWYDRYTLQEVVDATPQGNVTMAAPLEHIDVHVG from the exons ATGCAGCAATTCTGGACTTTCGATTTCCATCAGACGAGCTGGGAATATGAGAACATCTCGGTCATGCGTGATGTCGCTCAAGGGTACAAGGATGCCAACAGTCCACTTGA TACTGTCATGCGCACTCTTGCGTGGGAATTTCCCGAAGACGAGACATTGAAGGGCACATATGCACAGTTCATGCTCGGGCCTTCGATCGTGGTCACTCCAGTCTTGGTCCCGAACGTCGACACGGTCTCCGATGTCTTCCCTGGCATCGGCGAAGGCACGAGGTGGTACGACCGGTACACTTTGCAGGAGGTCGTTGACGCCACACCACAGGGGAACGTCACTATGGCCGCACCATTGGAGCACATTGATGTCCACGTTGGCTGA
- a CDS encoding FAD-dependent monooxygenase asL4: protein MSILKVVISGAGIAGPVAAYFLAQANAEVTVIERAPAPRRGGQNVDIRGHGLTVLQRMGVEDAIRAKTTEEKGLRFVDADNRSWADFPVDDGKGFTSDIEIMRGDLANILYEHSKGHVTYRFGDSVRSFSEDDEGIDIQLESGKTIHADVLIAADGWNSATRKLAFGSDISQSSVNDLGQWTAWFTIPPSPSDSYWARWYNAPGKRMVLIRPDAGRSSRVSLWVMPKDDKLDHLVKADMAEQKAHWLRLFQNAGWETDRVLKALPQADDFYMQKVAQVKLPSWSQGRVVVAGDAGYCPSPISGMGTTVGVVGAYILAGELAKQPNDVAMAFKSYEERMRKFVDIAQKLAPGAPSLANPDTAWGIKILYTFLGFVAWTGILGWFGASFNPPATAIELPGYQFESKPSA, encoded by the coding sequence ATGTCAATTCTCAAAGTGGTAATCAGCGGTGCAGGCATCGCTGGACCGGTCGCAGCATACTTCCTCGCCCAGGCGAACGCAGAAGTCACAGTCATCGAACGAGCCCCAGCGCCTCGAAGGGGAGGCCAAAATGTCGATATTCGAGGCCATGGATTGACGGTCCTGCAGCGCATGGGCGTTGAAGATGCCATTCGCGCGAAGACCACCGAGGAGAAAGGCTTGCGCTTCGTGGATGCCGATAATCGATCTTGGGCGGATTTCCCGGTCGATGATGGGAAAGGGTTTACGTCTGATATAGAGATTATGAGAGGCGACTTGGCCAATATTCTATATGAGCACAGCAAGGGCCATGTAACGTATCGTTTCGGCGATAGTGTCAGGTCATTCTCCGAGGACGATGAGGGAATCGATATACAGCTCGAAAGCGGCAAGACCATCCATGCTGACGTGCTGATCGCAGCAGATGGTTGGAACAGCGCTACCAGAAAACTTGCATTTGGTTCCGACATTTCCCAGTCCAGCGTCAACGACCTCGGACAATGGACTGCATGGTTCACAATCCCTCCTTCACCAAGCGACAGCTACTGGGCCAGATGGTACAATGCACCTGGCAAGAGAATGGTGCTGATTCGTCCTGACGCTGGTCGATCGAGCAGAGTCTCGCTGTGGGTTATGCCGAAGGACGACAAGCTGGACCACCTGGTCAAAGCCGACATGGCTGAGCAGAAGGCTCACTGGCTCCGGCTGTTCCAGAATGCAGGCTGGGAGACCGACCGTGTCCTGAAAGCACTGCCACAAGCAGACGACTTCTACATGCAGAAAGTCGCGCAAGTGAAGCTCCCAAGCTGGTCTCAAGGCCGAGTCGTAGTGGCGGGTGACGCTGGCTATTGTCCTTCACCCATCTCCGGGATGGGCACCACCGTTGGGGTGGTCGGGGCATACATTCTAGCCGGAGAGCTGGCAAAGCAACCCAACGATGTCGCGATGGCTTTCAAGTCGTATGAAGAGCGCATGCGTAAGTTCGTGGACATTGCTCAGAAGCTGGCTCCAGGTGCTCCGAGTTTGGCGAATCCGGACACGGCTTGGGGAATCAAGATTCTTTACACGTTCTTGGGCTTCGTGGCGTGGACAGGTATCTTGGGCTGGTTTGGTGCGTCGTTCAATCCTCCTGCGACTGCGATTGAGCTTCCGGGATATCAGTTCGAGAGTAAGCCGTCGGCGTAA